One Faecalicatena sp. Marseille-Q4148 DNA window includes the following coding sequences:
- a CDS encoding ParM/StbA family protein, translating into MRELRNTKIIAVDHGYGNIKTANTVTPTGIKAYETEPIFTGNILEYNDIFYRIGEGHKEFIPDKAIDEEYYLLTLMAIARELNVFSIQEAEVHLAAGLPLTWIRNQREEFRSYLLQNPEVHYRFNSKEYHLRFVGCSLYPQGYPAIVNQLGDFKGTNLLADIGNGTMNILYINNKKAQESRCWTEKLGVNQCMIAAKNAVLDKFGVKIEESTVEQVLRFGKTDISAPYLDCITSVAKEYVTDLFATLRKYEYNPDLMRLYVVGGGGCLIRNFGTYDKSRVTILDDLCATAKGYEALAYMSLKRRG; encoded by the coding sequence ATGCGAGAACTCAGAAACACAAAAATCATTGCTGTAGATCATGGCTACGGCAATATCAAGACTGCTAACACAGTCACACCAACAGGCATCAAAGCCTATGAAACGGAACCGATCTTCACCGGAAACATTTTGGAATATAACGATATATTCTATCGAATCGGCGAAGGACACAAAGAATTTATTCCCGACAAAGCAATAGATGAAGAATATTATCTTCTGACTCTCATGGCAATTGCAAGGGAGCTGAATGTTTTTTCCATTCAGGAAGCAGAGGTGCATCTGGCGGCAGGCCTTCCTCTGACATGGATCAGAAACCAGAGGGAAGAATTCCGTTCCTATCTGCTCCAGAATCCAGAAGTCCATTACCGTTTTAACAGCAAAGAGTATCATCTCCGCTTTGTGGGATGCAGCCTTTACCCACAGGGATATCCGGCTATTGTAAACCAGCTTGGAGATTTCAAGGGGACCAATCTCCTTGCAGATATCGGAAACGGAACCATGAACATTCTGTATATCAACAATAAGAAAGCACAGGAAAGCCGATGCTGGACAGAAAAGCTTGGCGTAAATCAATGCATGATTGCTGCAAAAAACGCTGTTCTGGACAAATTTGGAGTGAAGATTGAGGAATCAACAGTAGAACAGGTTCTGCGGTTTGGAAAAACTGACATTTCAGCACCATATCTGGATTGTATTACATCGGTGGCTAAAGAATATGTAACAGATCTTTTTGCCACGCTCCGCAAATATGAATACAATCCTGACCTGATGCGCCTGTATGTAGTTGGCGGCGGTGGATGCCTGATCCGTAACTTTGGTACGTATGACAAATCACGAGT
- a CDS encoding LysR family transcriptional regulator, whose product MEIRVLRYFLTVVREESITKASEVLHITQPTLSRQLAQMEEDIGVKLFDRGTRKIKLTNEGILLRRRAEEILQLVDKTEKELVEQEEQVEGKISIGCGEIAAVQLLPKIIESFRQKYPRVTFDIFTATADLVKEQMEKGLLDIGLLLEPIDMEKYEFIRLNIREKWVVLMRSDDSLSKKETVTAKDLSVLPLILPRRMNVQSELASWFGNYYEKLNIVFTSNLSTNSAIMVNGGLAYSLVIEGAVPFWDQSKVTFRPLDPPLTATSVLAWKRGQPFSLATTKFIKHIQCFLGIDKP is encoded by the coding sequence ATGGAAATTAGAGTTCTTCGATATTTTCTGACTGTAGTAAGGGAAGAAAGTATCACAAAAGCCTCAGAAGTTTTACATATCACGCAGCCGACACTTTCACGTCAGCTTGCACAGATGGAGGAAGATATTGGTGTAAAGCTGTTTGATAGAGGAACACGGAAAATTAAATTGACAAATGAAGGAATACTTCTTCGTCGTCGTGCGGAAGAAATTTTGCAGCTTGTAGATAAGACAGAAAAAGAATTAGTGGAGCAAGAGGAACAGGTAGAAGGTAAAATTTCCATTGGGTGTGGAGAAATTGCAGCTGTACAACTTCTTCCTAAAATAATTGAGTCCTTTCGTCAGAAATATCCCCGTGTTACTTTTGACATTTTTACAGCCACAGCAGATTTGGTAAAGGAACAAATGGAGAAGGGGCTACTGGATATTGGTTTGCTTCTTGAGCCGATTGATATGGAAAAATATGAATTTATTCGCTTGAATATAAGGGAAAAATGGGTGGTTCTGATGAGATCGGATGATTCACTCTCCAAGAAAGAAACGGTAACCGCAAAAGATTTGTCTGTACTGCCCTTGATTCTTCCAAGGCGTATGAATGTGCAGAGTGAGTTGGCAAGTTGGTTTGGCAACTACTATGAGAAACTGAATATTGTTTTTACCAGCAATTTAAGTACGAACAGTGCAATTATGGTGAATGGAGGCTTGGCATATTCATTGGTGATTGAAGGGGCTGTACCCTTCTGGGATCAATCAAAGGTTACATTCAGACCGCTTGATCCGCCACTTACAGCAACAAGTGTATTAGCATGGAAACGTGGTCAGCCGTTCAGCTTAGCAACCACAAAATTCATCAAACATATTCAATGCTTTTTAGGCATTGATAAGCCATAA
- a CDS encoding DUF4224 domain-containing protein — protein sequence MKPDYDSLINAGLSKEEIAKISGCEDQEMQIRMLRKYRYKLLDEVHEKQQSLDAIDYMICKIKEQ from the coding sequence ATGAAACCGGATTATGATTCCCTTATAAACGCCGGATTAAGCAAAGAAGAAATCGCAAAAATCTCAGGGTGTGAAGATCAAGAAATGCAGATAAGGATGTTGCGAAAATATCGGTACAAATTGCTTGATGAGGTACATGAAAAGCAGCAGTCACTTGATGCAATAGATTATATGATCTGTAAAATAAAAGAGCAATAA
- a CDS encoding flavodoxin, translating into MKKTIAILLSLVMILGLAACGNSASQTEQPSTEDTSVESKADTESAENGTDMENTDNQDVQNHKALVAYFSATGTTKGVAEHIANGLNADIYEIVPEEPYTDADLDYNDNNSRTTIEMNDQDARPAISGSVENMEQYDTVFIGYPIWWGEAPRIVSTFVESYDFSGKTIVPFCTSGGSGMGSSAANLEQLTTGAQWLSGERLSGSDSQDEVMEWVNGLGLNFEE; encoded by the coding sequence ATGAAAAAAACAATCGCTATTTTACTTTCTTTGGTTATGATTTTGGGACTTGCAGCTTGTGGAAACTCTGCAAGCCAGACAGAGCAGCCGTCTACAGAAGATACTTCTGTGGAAAGCAAAGCTGATACTGAATCTGCGGAAAACGGTACAGATATGGAGAATACGGACAATCAGGATGTACAGAATCATAAAGCTTTGGTTGCCTACTTTTCTGCAACGGGGACTACAAAGGGCGTGGCAGAGCATATCGCAAACGGTCTGAATGCGGATATTTATGAGATTGTTCCGGAAGAACCTTACACCGATGCAGATCTTGACTACAATGATAATAACAGCCGCACTACCATTGAGATGAATGATCAGGATGCCCGTCCTGCTATCTCCGGCAGTGTGGAGAATATGGAACAATATGACACTGTATTCATCGGATACCCCATCTGGTGGGGAGAAGCGCCGAGAATTGTCAGTACTTTCGTGGAGAGCTATGATTTTTCCGGTAAAACCATCGTACCTTTCTGTACATCCGGAGGAAGTGGTATGGGCTCCAGTGCAGCCAACCTGGAACAGCTTACAACCGGAGCACAGTGGCTTTCTGGTGAACGCCTAAGCGGAAGTGATTCCCAAGATGAAGTGATGGAATGGGTAAACGGTCTTGGCTTGAATTTTGAAGAATAA